In Methylomagnum ishizawai, one DNA window encodes the following:
- a CDS encoding translation initiation factor Sui1 — protein sequence MNPKKSSSGGGLVYSTGQGRMCPACRQPVARCACQKSPALPKTDGIVRVRLETKGRKGKGVTVVTGASTDPSELDSLAKQLKQRCGSGGTVKEGVIEIQGDHVAVVMEEFQKRGKTVKKAGG from the coding sequence ATGAACCCCAAGAAATCCTCTAGCGGCGGCGGCCTAGTCTATTCGACCGGACAAGGCCGCATGTGCCCGGCCTGCCGCCAACCCGTGGCCCGCTGCGCCTGCCAAAAAAGCCCGGCCCTTCCCAAAACGGACGGCATCGTCCGGGTGCGGCTCGAAACCAAGGGCCGCAAGGGCAAGGGCGTGACGGTCGTCACGGGTGCCTCGACCGATCCCTCGGAACTCGACAGCCTCGCCAAGCAGCTCAAACAGCGCTGCGGCTCGGGCGGCACGGTGAAGGAGGGCGTGATCGAAATCCAGGGCGACCATGTCGCCGTGGTGATGGAAGAATTCCAGAAGCGGGGGAAGACGGTGAAGAAAGCGGGCGGCTAG
- a CDS encoding response regulator, protein MSADNERNYLTPYEVAELLMVAPVTVRAWAQKGLLHSMTTPGGHRRFLRDEVERFARENGVNLESRQARGLRVLVVDDDRQFAGYLNEFLEGLPEPVAVAVANDGFEAGCKVHTFRPDVILLDLMMPDLDGFKVCRQIKQDPATAAIRVVAITGYPTPENFRRSLDEGAVHCLGKPVDTVELLSALGLPVVSG, encoded by the coding sequence ATGAGCGCTGATAACGAAAGAAATTATTTGACGCCCTACGAAGTGGCCGAATTGCTGATGGTTGCTCCGGTGACGGTGCGGGCCTGGGCGCAGAAGGGGTTGTTGCATTCCATGACCACGCCCGGTGGGCACCGGCGCTTCCTCCGCGATGAGGTGGAGCGCTTCGCCCGCGAGAACGGCGTGAACCTGGAGTCCCGGCAGGCCCGCGGCTTGCGTGTGCTGGTGGTGGACGACGACCGCCAGTTCGCGGGCTATCTCAATGAATTCCTTGAGGGTTTGCCGGAACCGGTGGCGGTGGCGGTGGCGAACGACGGCTTCGAGGCCGGCTGTAAGGTCCACACCTTCAGGCCGGACGTGATCCTGTTGGATTTGATGATGCCCGATCTCGATGGTTTCAAAGTCTGCCGCCAGATCAAGCAAGACCCGGCCACCGCCGCGATCCGGGTGGTCGCCATCACCGGCTATCCCACGCCGGAAAACTTCCGCCGCAGCTTGGACGAGGGCGCGGTGCATTGCCTGGGCAAGCCCGTGGACACGGTCGAGTTGCTGTCCGCGTTGGGACTCCCGGTGGTTTCCGGCTAG
- a CDS encoding gamma-glutamylcyclotransferase family protein produces the protein MGGIGNVFTYGTLQLPEVMHAVTRAVLPAQPATLPGYARYALRGLAYPGLRAQAGTATDGILYSDIDAAALRRLDDFEDGFYRRESLRVRLASGAWTRAEVYVVPPEHYGLLLPEAWDVEAFRATALDGFMARCRAGT, from the coding sequence ATGGGCGGTATTGGCAACGTCTTCACCTACGGCACCCTGCAACTCCCCGAAGTCATGCACGCCGTGACCCGCGCCGTGTTGCCGGCCCAGCCCGCCACCCTGCCGGGTTATGCCCGCTACGCCCTGCGCGGGCTGGCCTATCCCGGCCTGCGCGCCCAGGCCGGGACTGCCACCGACGGCATCCTCTATAGCGATATCGACGCCGCTGCGCTCCGGCGGCTGGATGATTTCGAGGACGGTTTCTACCGGCGCGAAAGTTTGAGGGTCCGGCTGGCTTCCGGGGCTTGGACCCGCGCCGAAGTTTATGTGGTGCCGCCCGAGCATTACGGTTTGCTGCTGCCCGAGGCTTGGGATGTGGAAGCGTTCCGGGCCACCGCGCTGGACGGTTTCATGGCCCGCTGCCGCGCGGGTACTTGA
- a CDS encoding L-lactate MFS transporter: MKNRGLIALAGIGIHISIGSVYAWSVFSKPLQQAFGWNLKQANFTFGLAIFTLGISAALMGHVVERRGPRFSGSLSALLWATGLLGSAFATSSHIACEELRLWLLYLCYGLIGGFGLGTGYITPVSTLMKWFPDHRGLATGLAIMGFGFASFLGAPLIGRLIEAQGLSTTFAILGVVYLVVMLASALYLAPPPEGWQPAGYSGREDGPPVRRKPIDLMPMTANEAVKTPPFYGLWLMMFINIGCGIAVISVASPMTQELTGIDAVAAAAIVGMNGLFNGLGRLGWASLSDRIGRPNTYIAFFVLEILAFGCLPALRDILAFQALLYLIMTCYGGGFSTLPAYIGDLFGMRQVGAIHGYVLTAWALAGITGSSLAAYLREETGSYGDMMRIFALVFLLALGVAIVMRGFVRRELARKHLGYAEVEGDALEVAVSEGETGDG; encoded by the coding sequence ATGAAGAATCGCGGTTTGATCGCGCTTGCCGGTATCGGCATCCATATTTCCATCGGCTCGGTTTACGCCTGGAGCGTCTTTTCCAAACCGCTGCAACAAGCGTTCGGTTGGAACCTCAAGCAGGCGAATTTCACCTTCGGTTTGGCCATCTTCACCTTGGGCATTTCCGCCGCCCTGATGGGGCATGTGGTGGAACGCCGGGGGCCGCGCTTCTCGGGCAGCCTGTCGGCCTTGCTATGGGCCACGGGACTCCTGGGCTCGGCCTTCGCCACTTCGAGCCATATCGCCTGCGAAGAATTGCGCCTTTGGCTGCTGTACCTGTGCTATGGCCTGATCGGCGGCTTCGGCCTCGGCACCGGCTATATCACCCCGGTGTCCACCTTGATGAAATGGTTCCCGGACCACCGCGGCTTGGCTACCGGGTTGGCGATCATGGGCTTCGGCTTCGCCTCTTTCCTCGGGGCGCCGCTGATCGGCCGCTTGATCGAGGCGCAGGGACTCAGCACGACCTTCGCGATCCTGGGCGTGGTCTACCTGGTCGTCATGCTGGCTTCGGCCTTGTACTTGGCCCCGCCCCCGGAAGGCTGGCAACCGGCGGGCTATTCCGGGCGGGAGGACGGTCCGCCGGTCCGGCGCAAGCCCATCGATCTGATGCCGATGACCGCCAACGAAGCGGTGAAAACCCCGCCATTCTACGGCTTGTGGCTGATGATGTTCATCAATATCGGTTGCGGAATCGCCGTGATTTCGGTCGCCTCCCCCATGACCCAGGAATTGACCGGCATCGACGCCGTAGCTGCGGCCGCCATCGTCGGCATGAACGGCTTGTTCAACGGCCTGGGCCGCCTGGGCTGGGCCTCGCTGTCGGATCGGATCGGGCGGCCCAACACCTATATCGCATTCTTCGTCCTTGAAATATTGGCCTTCGGCTGCCTGCCCGCGTTGCGGGATATCCTGGCGTTCCAAGCGCTGTTATACCTGATCATGACCTGCTATGGCGGCGGGTTTTCCACCCTGCCCGCCTATATCGGGGACTTGTTCGGCATGCGCCAAGTCGGCGCGATCCACGGCTATGTCCTGACCGCTTGGGCCTTGGCCGGCATCACCGGCTCGTCGCTGGCCGCCTACTTGCGGGAGGAAACCGGCAGCTACGGGGACATGATGCGGATATTCGCCTTGGTATTCCTGCTGGCCTTGGGCGTGGCCATCGTCATGCGCGGCTTCGTCCGGCGCGAATTGGCCCGGAAACACCTGGGATACGCCGAGGTGGAAGGCGACGCCTTGGAAGTCGCGGTGTCCGAAGGCGAAACCGGGGACGGCTGA
- a CDS encoding PAS domain S-box protein produces the protein MKQKGALWRWRAHRYIQATWVTLGLAAVLGLVEPFFGDIPPVSPFLLGVMFATWQGGFRVGLFATLLSVLAHWLFFHPSVRFPAILDAYEGPRILMLLVMGGALSRAIAHLRTAERRALALSLRQARRLERELAERGRVAEALRQSEERYRAVVEDQTEVIARFTPDGTLTFVNEVYCRFFGKSYGELVGHKWHPRVVAEDVALIEAELATLSIVQPVVAIENRVYSGAGRIHWMQFINRGLFDAEGGLLGVQCVGRDITGLKQAEAELRESQERLTLALEAAEMGVWSWDVVTDAVYWSPECFRIYGYPEFDGTAAAFGRLLHPDDAGAVWRAVERALAGIDGYAVEFRAIRPDGRVVWLSKRAQIGRDPEGRPLRMVGTVQDITRRKEVEAERESLQRQLQQAQHMEAIGRLTGGIAHDFNNILASILGYTGLALDRHVPDPHGKLAEYLRQIKTAGERARDLVAKMLAYSRDGEARALPPLAPGPLVAEVIGMLESVMPPGVEVRADLDPAVPDILIEPVDFHQVLTNLALNARDAIGEAGRIDIVLRRVAVDAGCAACHRRVRGGFVELSVADSGTGIEDGVLPRIFEPFFTTKPLGKGTGMGLPVVLGIVHHAGGHILVESPPGTGAVFRLLFPPVSGEDRGLSDTT, from the coding sequence TTGAAGCAGAAGGGGGCGCTCTGGCGTTGGCGGGCGCATCGTTATATCCAGGCGACCTGGGTGACGCTGGGATTGGCGGCGGTCCTGGGCCTGGTCGAGCCTTTTTTCGGCGATATCCCGCCGGTCAGCCCTTTCTTGCTCGGGGTGATGTTCGCCACCTGGCAAGGCGGATTCCGTGTCGGCTTGTTCGCCACCTTGCTGAGCGTCCTGGCGCATTGGCTGTTCTTCCACCCATCCGTCCGGTTTCCCGCAATCCTCGACGCCTACGAAGGACCGCGCATCCTGATGCTCTTGGTCATGGGCGGCGCGTTGAGCCGGGCCATCGCGCACTTGCGGACGGCGGAACGGCGGGCCTTGGCCCTGAGTTTGCGGCAGGCGCGGCGGCTGGAGCGGGAATTGGCCGAGCGTGGGCGGGTGGCGGAAGCCCTGCGCCAGAGCGAGGAACGCTATCGGGCGGTGGTCGAGGACCAGACCGAGGTCATCGCCCGCTTCACCCCCGATGGCACGCTGACCTTCGTCAACGAGGTCTATTGCCGCTTCTTCGGCAAATCCTATGGCGAATTGGTCGGCCACAAATGGCATCCCAGGGTGGTGGCGGAGGATGTGGCGTTGATCGAGGCCGAACTGGCCACTCTTTCGATTGTCCAGCCGGTGGTGGCCATCGAAAACCGGGTCTATTCGGGCGCGGGGCGGATCCATTGGATGCAGTTCATCAACCGGGGCTTGTTCGACGCGGAGGGGGGGTTGTTGGGGGTGCAATGTGTGGGGCGGGATATCACCGGGCTTAAACAGGCCGAGGCCGAACTGCGCGAAAGCCAGGAGCGGCTCACCCTGGCCCTGGAGGCGGCGGAGATGGGGGTGTGGTCCTGGGATGTGGTGACCGATGCCGTGTACTGGTCGCCGGAGTGCTTCAGGATTTACGGGTATCCCGAATTCGACGGCACGGCCGCCGCCTTCGGCCGCCTGTTGCACCCGGACGATGCCGGGGCGGTGTGGCGGGCGGTCGAGCGGGCCTTGGCCGGCATCGACGGCTATGCGGTGGAGTTCCGCGCCATCCGCCCCGATGGGCGGGTGGTGTGGCTGTCCAAGCGTGCCCAGATCGGCCGCGACCCGGAAGGGCGGCCCCTGCGCATGGTCGGTACCGTCCAGGATATCACCCGGCGCAAGGAGGTCGAGGCCGAGCGGGAAAGCTTGCAGCGCCAGTTGCAGCAGGCCCAGCATATGGAGGCCATCGGCCGGCTCACCGGCGGCATCGCCCACGATTTCAACAACATCCTCGCCAGCATCCTGGGCTATACCGGGTTGGCGCTGGACCGCCACGTCCCCGACCCCCACGGCAAACTGGCCGAATACCTGCGGCAGATCAAGACCGCCGGCGAACGCGCCCGCGACCTCGTCGCCAAGATGCTGGCGTATTCCCGCGATGGCGAGGCGCGGGCCTTGCCGCCGCTCGCGCCCGGACCTTTGGTGGCCGAGGTGATCGGGATGTTGGAATCGGTCATGCCGCCGGGGGTCGAGGTCCGCGCCGACCTGGACCCGGCGGTGCCGGATATCCTGATCGAGCCGGTGGATTTCCATCAGGTGCTGACCAATTTGGCGCTCAACGCCCGCGACGCCATCGGGGAGGCCGGGCGGATCGACATCGTCCTGCGGCGGGTCGCGGTGGACGCCGGTTGCGCCGCCTGCCATCGGCGGGTGCGGGGCGGCTTCGTGGAACTAAGCGTGGCCGACAGCGGCACGGGGATCGAGGATGGGGTGTTGCCGCGCATCTTCGAGCCGTTCTTCACCACCAAGCCGCTGGGTAAGGGCACGGGGATGGGCCTGCCGGTGGTGCTGGGCATCGTCCACCACGCGGGGGGGCATATCCTGGTGGAATCGCCGCCCGGTACCGGGGCCGTGTTCCGCTTGTTATTCCCGCCCGTCTCTGGGGAGGATCGCGGTTTAAGCGACACTACGTAG